The DNA window TCAAGAAGTTATAATTGATCCAATTTCACAAGCACCTGAGGAACATCCAAATCATGAAgacaattttaaaattgaagAGTATGATAATTCTGTGGAGAACAAATCACAACAGGATGAGAATTTGGAGGATAAAAGAGTTTTTATTGTTGAAATTCAAGAAGAAATTATTGACTTTGATAATAGAGTTGTAGAGGACATTGACACTATTGCTCTTGAAAGTCAAGTTTTGTTTGAGGAAGATTCAAGTTCAACGAAGTATTATGTAGTTCAAGAATTTCATAATCAAATTATTATTCCTACAAACTGTGAGGTCGAATTTGTTGGGAAATTCTAGACAATCTGATATGTAAGTGCATATCAATGAAGAGACAAGAAAATAATGGAGAGAAGAATATTTGATCTATTGAGTTCATATATGGATCAAGAAAACACTCAAGGTTGGGAAATTGATGACAAGCTATTGAGAGACACAGTTCTGAATCTTATGATTGCAGGACAGGACACTACTGCTTCTGCTCTCACTTGGTTGTTCTGGCTTCTCTCCAAAAACCCATCAGTGGAAGCAAAGATCAGAGAGGAATTACAGACAACAGAACCAGAATCCGACATCGAAAAGCTGAACAAGTTAGTTTATCTACATGCAGCATTGTGTGAATCACTAAGGCTGTACCCACCAGTTCCTTTCCAACTCAAAACACCAATAAAGACAGACATTCTTCCAAGTGGTCATGAGGTGGAACCAAACACTAAGATCGTGTTGTTAACGTACTCGATGGGACGAATGAAGCGGGTTTGGGGCAAAGATTGCTTGGAATACAAGCCTGAGAGATGGATTTCGGAGAATGGAAGGATCAAGTACGAGCCTTCATACAAGTTCTTCGCATTCAATGCCGGACCGAGGACTTGTCTTGGGAAGCAAGTGGCTTTTACACAGTTGAAGACCACTGCAGCTGCTATAATCAGAAACTTTGATGTTCAGGTGATTGAAGGACACAGTGTTGCTCCTAGTGCTTCCATTATTCTTCGCATGAAGCATGGTTTAATGGTTAGAGTCACCAAGAGAGGGTACTACTAGTCCTTCCAGCCATATTTTCTCACCATTATTACTGGGTCTGTTATATATGCCCAGGAGTTGCTGCTGCTGTTATTGCAGCTGTATCTATTGATGTTATAATTATGAAAActatatatatcatcataatAAATGGGTTAATTTGTGTGAGATTGTTCAGAGGATCATGGAATTGCAGGTTTAATACTAATGATGATTTAAGAGATGAATGTTACTGGTACGGCACCTGCATTGCATTACAGGAAACTAGGGATCTTGTATGATTAGGAACATTTGGTTGGCTACGTACACGTACTTTAGTTTATTTACATTTAATTTGCAAACGTTGTGTTAACTGTCTATTACCCCGATTGATAGGGTTTATTGTTTCTATTTCAACGGTTTGTTTATAAgatgtgaaaaataaattagtttataaGTTATTAATGCTCCATTTGGTGAAATTTATAATTGATATTAGTTATGAAAAAATCTATTAATATGTActgtaatttattatttaaaaaaattataatattctgttgataaaagaaaataacacaaaaaaaggggggggggggaactCTCAAGATAAGCTTCAAATAGCGGTATTGTTTTGGCAATCATTTTACCAAACATACCCAATAGTGTGATTAGGAGGAACATATGGTTTGGCCACAATTTTTGGTTTCTGTACATTTCCATGTCTTTTAATTGTCTAATTTTACCCCAAAAAAGAAGGGTAAGAAGCTACGGAtcttatttgattaattagaGACATATGCTTGGCCTTAGATTCTGGTTTCtttagagcatctgcatcagtt is part of the Tripterygium wilfordii isolate XIE 37 chromosome 7, ASM1340144v1, whole genome shotgun sequence genome and encodes:
- the LOC120002877 gene encoding alkane hydroxylase MAH1-like encodes the protein MERRIFDLLSSYMDQENTQGWEIDDKLLRDTVLNLMIAGQDTTASALTWLFWLLSKNPSVEAKIREELQTTEPESDIEKLNKLVYLHAALCESLRLYPPVPFQLKTPIKTDILPSGHEVEPNTKIVLLTYSMGRMKRVWGKDCLEYKPERWISENGRIKYEPSYKFFAFNAGPRTCLGKQVAFTQLKTTAAAIIRNFDVQVIEGHSVAPSASIILRMKHGLMVRVTKRGYY